The following coding sequences lie in one Thermomicrobium sp. 4228-Ro genomic window:
- the purS gene encoding phosphoribosylformylglycinamidine synthase subunit PurS — translation MSDTIRWRAEVYVSLRPGVNDPQGLAVRDGLRRLGYDEVEDVRVGRFVQLWLSAPDAETAERRVAAMCEQLLANPVVEQYRFTVEPA, via the coding sequence GTGAGCGATACGATACGCTGGCGTGCCGAGGTCTACGTTTCCCTGCGGCCCGGGGTGAACGATCCACAGGGACTTGCAGTGCGGGATGGTTTACGCCGTCTCGGCTACGACGAAGTCGAGGACGTCCGGGTCGGCCGCTTCGTGCAGCTATGGCTCAGCGCGCCCGACGCCGAAACGGCTGAACGTCGTGTCGCGGCGATGTGCGAGCAACTGCTGGCCAATCCGGTCGTCGAACAATACCGGTTCACTGTCGAGCCAGCATAG